In Papaver somniferum cultivar HN1 chromosome 9, ASM357369v1, whole genome shotgun sequence, the genomic stretch ttctatgtcaaagattaagtctatgatatcattatgcaaatattgatgaaaaatagaatgaatctttgaatattctgcagtattgatcttttcctgatccacttctatgtgaaagtactgtatggctccgtaagttttcttatgttgagcgtttccgattaaattaatcattaaggttcctttgtggttaatttaattgagttttctggatacaaattcatatttcatgtgatttcttaatgtccaaagaaatccttcttttcttacaaaagtaaggtcgctcttgttgttctttcaggaatgacattttatgggggggagatcttaatgaacttgtacttaatttccaaatctttgtagggagtgcggctgtggaatattgtaggagttatcttgtatctttataaactccttgatgaatacactaagtttcgactatgtgaaatcattgaaacaaaattgatatattttctctttttagtcgtgaagtatctctttgagaatttcattatgataccactagttttcgtacctttgccaatttatattgacaaaaagggggagaattattttgcagTTCACAccacatatacatatggtttatggatcattatgtaagggggagtggttttcattgtgagatgaagtattgactaagggggagtgatacatatcaccgcagtattattgtcaaagttgtgacgcAATTGAACTGTGAAGctgcgtaataatactatgacactgtataacaataattgagaacaagtgttttcttattgttatagctacggatcttcaacaactataatgccgagttgaacacattcagaatcactggagtacttggagtgacgaagaattcaaggaatgttgaagaaccaaggaaatcaagcatttggatgagaagctacaaagtttatttattttgtaattcatatgtattgatagttttgtcactaaaattgacaaagggggagattgttagagcactgctcggtcgaactcgcgagcgtttctatctcaagcttgtttgtcaagtttagttgtcaaaactataagtcttgatttttttagtctacttatagttatgtctcggattaggatagaatgtgtagttgagctttagacttcacggtgttcatcgattgaagacgaagaactactaaggggagcttgtggaacttcattaataaaaggtatgtggagacttgaactcatctatcactcagaagtctattctattctatctcctattgagacaaaagtcgtataactatatagactttacattatacacatttgatatttcgagctgagtttaactcacttatatttttctcgaaatatgtgttgttaagctttttgctttaaccacgttcaccattattcttgacgaaagttaaaagatgatcatgtgaaagtcacctggtaacatctaacatgatttgtgtgagacaatgatttgatgtaggctcggaatgtttcgcattgatcatccgatcacttgaaaatttcttataagataatagtttgtgtgggacagctattgtcgtcttccaagaatgtttcaatgattgaaatgggagttaagagataAAACCCACGTTTGGATACATTATgctttgtgtacttagtgtacgaattgttttgacggaattcaggaccagattgcatacccgttcacaaacttattcaactaTTTAAGTCAgcgtacttaagtttgcatatccTTTCAATTGGGATTTTCTAAGAAAAAGTTTCATTCGGGACAACGATGCTTTTGTCTGGGCAAGGAAGATTATATCTgtcttataaaaatgattgagatggTTGAAGTGGTCCTAAGTAACTGGAGGTCCAATGCCTTGGACGTTCCAAGAGAGAGGTTTAGTAATGACACTTGAACAGAGGTTTAAAGATTACTGATTACCGAAATTTTGATACCACTGTATATAAAGAAATTAAAAAGCACTAGGAAAATAGGTAGAGTTGTACAGTTTATGAAATAGTCTAAGAGGAAGATTTATGTATTCTTACTACAACACTAAAACGAAAGAAACTGAGGATAAATAAATTAACAATTAAGGGAATAGCTTACGGACCCAGTAACCACCTTAAGTAAACCGTACATTTGTGTAGTATCTGTTAAAGAGAAGGCGAGGGAGCAGAGATTACTTGCCAAAGAGGAAGCAACTGTTGGGGTCAAGAAATAACTCAAATACCTATCAAAAGGTTACATCACATGGAAATAAATCGATTTACCATAATATTCAAACTCATTGTCGAGATCAGAAGACTTAGGGGAAAAGCCACCAAAATATTTGAATTTGCAGTGTTTAAAAGCTGCATCATAAATTGGACAGAGAAGAAAAGAAGGTTCTAAAAAAAATGATGGGAAGTTTAAAACATCAGCTAAGCAGATCCAAAGATAAATGATTAAGGGAAGAGAAACACTAAAACAAAATGTCTCAAAAAGGAACCACTCCCTGAGACTATGGAGTAGCAGAACTTATAGACAAAAAAACAATGGATGATAGATGGGCAGAACTGGCCAATATTAGATAGATAACCGCTGGAGATAACTATTCTACAGAAAAAACCTTAAAACCAGACGAGAATTAGTCTGACCGAACACCAAAATAGAAAGTAAACAACAGAGAAAAATACTGTCGGTCGAAACAAATACGATAAAACCACTGGGAGATAACTATTTTACATGAAAACAAAGAGATCGGACCTTAATTCATTGATCCGGCACAGTACCAAAATAGTTAGGCCGCAGGGAGGGAGAACTTTGGGAAGTTGACAACAATTGGAGCTTTGAACGCCAGCAATATTAAAAATGCTTCTTTGAATAGCAGGAGTGTTGGAGTGACTTTTATGAAATCATAATCCAATAATATGAAATTTCAGAAAATTTAATGACCTAAAAAAATCTTTAACTAATAATAAGAGGCATTAGGAGGTTCTCCAAAAATTTCTATAGATTAACATTAAATTTTGAAACTAGCCGGATATCATTTGAAATCCCGTGAGACTACACCTGTGTGTTCCATAAAAGCTTTTCCTAATGGAACCCAACTACATTAGTTTTGTAGTTGGGTTGGACACTCCAATCGGGTAGTTGCTGTGACCTGGCGAATCCTGATTGGGAACCGCACCACATATTCTCCAGCACCAACTTTGATCGTTCATGTCGGTTGTCAAGTGTAGTTTTGTCActttacaaccacgtgagtagaGAAAACCAACCTAATCTTTACCCATTTGATTTGATGTCCTCCCACTCCCACTCCCACAAATGGTTTATCGCACAGATCTTTGGTATTGTTCACCTATGTTACATGCAGGCCCAAAATAGGATCAGACAAATCAGTTATTACAAACTTGGCTTTCAGGCTTCATCGTGCTTGTGTGTGTATATGTCAACTACTAAAATATATCacgcttagagcaaccacagtcacgaccaaatttggagactaaacccaaatttggtctctgTATCAGCAGTAATGGAACGGACTAAAGCTATATTTAGtccggataattagggtttgagaccaaaaaTGGTCGCCGACCCAGACTAAAATCAGTTATACTGGGACGGGCTTAATATAAGCGTATGAATTCAGACGGGGTTATAGTGAGCGCTTCACACCAGACGTAAGTATAAAGAACGCATGAAATTAGGGCGGATGTATAAAGAGCGTATGAGTGAGGCGTATTTATAACCACCGCCGGACAAAACGGAGATAATACGTACGCCCCACAGCAGGCGTAATTAGAATGTACGTCCCAGTGGGGCGCAGTTATAAAAACCGCCTGGTTCGGGCGCATGTATCGTGAGCGCCTGTGTGTAGACGTATCTTTAATGTACGCCTGGTCCGGGCGCATGTATTATGCACGCCTGTGTGAGACGTATCTTTAATGTACGCCTGGTCCGACCAACACTGAATCCACCCAAAAATAACCTAATTCTTTTGGAACAAAAACCGTACCTTTAATCTTCAACCAAAATTCTACGCACCCAATTAAAGAATCTACAGACCCAATTAAAGAAATCCTGCAgcagacacaaaatcaaagattaaGATTGATGGATTAAAATTTATAAAAATCACGTTTTTTAGATTACATACCTCTATTAGAAAACTTGTTTCTTTCACGGAAACATAGATTAATCTTCATAACATGAGATTGCAGCTGAATTTTTGCCCTAGAATTTTTCTTAGGTTTCGTCGTCTTTTTTGTTCTTGTTCTGTgaaaagaggaggagaagaggaGATAATCAGACGGACTTACCCTTTAACGTATATTTCTAGACGCACTTTACATTGACGCCCCACCCAGACGGACATTCCATAAACGCCCCACTCAGACGGACTTTCCATAAACGCCCCACATAGACGGACCTTTCATCTCCGCCCCACTCAGACGCACCTTCTGTGTCCGTCCGATGCAGACGCAATTTATATCTCCGTATGTATCAGACGCACATACCATCTCCGTCTACTGGGACGCATTTTCCATCGCCGTCTAATGCCAGGCGTGAATTAAAACTGCGCCTCAATCAGGCGCACGTAATACATCCGTTTCACTGAGACGCATGTTAAAAAGACGCCCACCAAGAAACGTTAGTATAAATTCCGTCTGGCTTCAAGCGGATGTATAAGTTACGCCTCACCAAATTTTGGTCGTCATCCACTGCGCTTGAACACCGAGAATACCAAacttttttggtttttagtctggAATTTGGTATTTGGTTTGtctcgtgactgtggttgctcttacggTTGGAAACAAGTGTGAAGGAATCTTTTTCTTTTGGTTACATCAATTTAATCAATAATTTGATTCCATCTCCTTGGCCATCAACAGTTTAAAGAGTGAAAATCAAACAAGTGAAGAATAAGTAATTTGTCTGTTTTCAGAGGAAAAGAGTCTGTGAGAGAGATGAGTGCAGAAGGAGTTGGTAAATTAGTGTGTGTAACAGGCGCATCAGGTTATGTAGCTTCATGGTTAGTGAAGCTATTGTTAGAACGAGGATACACAGTCAGAGCAACAATTCGTAATCCAAGTAAGTCCGTTACATAATTAATTTGCTTGTTTGATCAAATACTCAATAGAGCTACTAGTTTGCTTTACTATTTATTGATCTTGAATCTGATTACTAGATGTCTAGATCAGAACAAAGAAATTACCCGACATGGTAACGGCATCAACTACTTTTGACTATGTTTTCTTGTCTCTACTTAAAGGGGAAACTACTATATTCAGTTTACGCCACATTTGCCCTTTGTCCTTCGAATTTTATATCAGCCCTAACTGATGCCTATTTTTcccgattttcttttttttttaatttgaaatgCCTTCAAAAATGTACCAGAACTCTATCATTTGATGTGATTTTGACCGTCTTATATAACAGCTGGTACTCGGTAGTGTAAATTGAGGATACCAGTGTGTAAAATTTAAGACCACTGATGTTTAGAGGTTTGATTATGAGCTGATTTATTACGTCAATTTTTTTCACATTAGACCACTGAACTGGAGCTCTACACGTACACATTATTAgtgttttaaaagaaaaagactAGTTTCATTTGGCAGCTCCACTGAAAATTTCGTAGTGCTGAATTCTTCATTGATTAAAAGTAAAAGACTGTAGTTGCATTATCTACAATTTCATAGTGCTGAATTCTTCATTGATTAAATTACTTAACTTCATTTATATTTAGGTGATCCGAAGAAGACAGAACACTTACGTGCACTAAGTGGAGCAAGCGAGAGACTTCATTTCTTTAAAGCAGATTTACTAGAAGAAGGTTCATTTGATTCTGTTGTTGATGGTTGTGAAGGTGTTTTCCATACCGCTTCTCCCTTCATCAATGTAGTCAAAGACCCTCAGGTACATGCTATATTTATGTTCTGTATTTGGACTTTGTTTCTAGGTGCATTTTGAGTGGTGCGTGTTTGATAAATGCAAACTCTTGTATCCTCTTTGATTCAGGCTGAACTAATCGAACCTGCGGTTAAAGGAAGTCTTAATGTTCTTGGTTCTTGCGCAAAAACTCCATCTGTCAAAAGAGTCATTCTAACGTCATCCCTTGCTGCCGTGGTTGTCAATGAAAGACCAAAAGTTCCTGGGGTTGTAGTGGATGAAACTTGGTTTTCTGATCCAGATTTCTGTGAGAAAATTGAGGTACATTGTTGTTAATTTGTTTGTCAATCTTGTACAGATATCCTAAGTTTGTTTGCATTAAGTAAAACAGAATATTGTTGTCAATGCAAGCTTTTTAATGCCATGAGTATACAATACTTCAGTGGAAGAGCTACAAAACTAGGAGGGTAAACAATGTGTCACTGGCCAAGACATTGCTTCAAAGTATTTAAGCATGTAGTTGTCCTGTGTAAACTGAGCACCCGTATTTTTCTAGAATCTTAACATATATATTTAGTGTAAGTTGTTCAAGTTCTCAGAGGTTTATAATGAGCCAAGCGAATATGTACATGTACGGTGTACTTTAACTTTGTGCATGTTATTAATCAGCTTTGGTACGTAGTTTCGAAGACTTTAGCTGAAAAGGCTGCTTGGGAATTCGCAAAAGAAAACGGGATTGATATGGTAGCTATCAATCCAGGAATGGTAATGGGTCCTCTTTTACAGCCAACGCTTAACACAAGTGCTGAAGTCATTTCTAGCTTGATCAATGGTATGATTTTTCTCTTAAGGGTCCATTCTACAcgaattttctttttggaaacaaCAAATATGGAGTATATCTATACTGATCAGTATGTGtatcttatttttctttggatATACTGACTAGACATCGATTTGCGCAATTTGATTTGGGCACTAAATGTATTATCCTCTTTCTTTATCCTAAAATGGAGTATAAGTTGGTTATACAAGCATGAATTCCTTTGAGATATTAGCACAAGGGTTTGAACTACATTTAATGCAATCGTCGTGGTCTTAATCTCAATGCAGGATCACAAACATTTCCAAATTTAGTTTTTGGATGGGTTGATGTCAGAGATGTCGCCAAAGCACATGTTCTCGCATATGAGGTTCATTC encodes the following:
- the LOC113310538 gene encoding cinnamoyl-CoA reductase 1-like; protein product: MSAEGVGKLVCVTGASGYVASWLVKLLLERGYTVRATIRNPSDPKKTEHLRALSGASERLHFFKADLLEEGSFDSVVDGCEGVFHTASPFINVVKDPQAELIEPAVKGSLNVLGSCAKTPSVKRVILTSSLAAVVVNERPKVPGVVVDETWFSDPDFCEKIELWYVVSKTLAEKAAWEFAKENGIDMVAINPGMVMGPLLQPTLNTSAEVISSLINGSQTFPNLVFGWVDVRDVAKAHVLAYEVHSASGRHCLAEKVMHFSEIVKILHDLYPDVKLPEKCADDKPLTPTYEVSIEKVKSLGVDLIPVEVSLKETVESLKEKKFLSI